From one Leishmania infantum JPCM5 genome chromosome 29 genomic stretch:
- a CDS encoding putative RNA binding protein, whose protein sequence is MVSFTCNYCQDVVKKPKVQSHAYACGCDTFTCVDCMQLFDLGTVKGHTSCVTEEEKYQGKWKEKLRNGSKAAKLAEAPRSDIGRQPRAPMNDLSSSDDSSDGDWVTQSSGKGAGASNGHQKPSAIAYRKRPCPGLCLSSSDDEGMGRGVPTAPVAPAHKKAKTVCSASSTPSSALPEAAPVLTERSPANWKPGAKKGTASPAASVPHRRPKEVKDEGECKVTHPGKKDTPLLLPRSTMSRDCMVPTFLLGTSEEVADIVADVLRNSGVSSMRTKDVAKELVERYAKRIAKSVRHAVETAAELGALKIDSEGNVSVA, encoded by the coding sequence ATGGTGTCGTTTACGTGCAACTACTGCCAGGATGTGGTGAAGAAGCCGAAGGTGCAGAGCCATGCATATGCCTGCGGTTGCGATACCTTCACCTGCGTCGATTGCATGCAGTTGTTCGACTTAGGCACCGTCAAGGGGCACACGTCCTGcgtgacggaggaggagaagtaCCAAGGAAAGTGGAAGGAAAAGCTCAGGAACGGCAGCAAGGCCGCCAAGTTGGCGGAAGCGCCACGCAGCGATATTGGGCGCCAGCCGCGTGCGCCAATGAACGACCTCAGCTCTTCTGatgacagcagcgacggcgactgGGTGACCCAGAGCAGCGGTAAGGGTGCAGGTGCATCCAACGGACACCAAAAGCCAAGCGCGATCGCGTACCGCAAGCGCCCGTGTCCTGGCTtgtgcctctcctcttccgaCGACGAGGGGATGGGAAGAGGTGTCCCCACAGCGCCGGTGGCACCTGCGCACAAGAAGGCAAAAACGGTTTGCTCAgcctcctcgacgccgtcgtcggcgctaCCGGAGGCTGCGCCTGTCCTGACGGAGCGGTCGCCTGCAAACTGGAAGCCTGGAGCGAAGAAGGGCACCGCATCGCCTGCCGCCTCGGTGCCGCACCGTCGGCCCAAGGAGGTGAAGGACGAGGGAGAATGCAAGGTGACACATCCCGGCAAGAAGGATACGCCACTGCTCCTGCCGCGTTCCACGATGTCGAGGGACTGCATGGTGCCCACCTTCCTGTTAGGCACCAGCGAAGAGGTGGCTGACATCGTGGCAGACGTCCTGCGCAACAGCGGTGTCTCCTCCATGCGCACCAAGGATGTTGCGAAAGAGCTCGTGGAGCGGTACGCTAAGCGAATTGCTAAGTCGGTGCGCCACGCGGTGGAGACAGCGGCCGAATTGGGTGCCTTGAAGATCGACAGCGAGGGCAACGTGTCGGTTGCGTAA
- a CDS encoding putative clathrin coat assembly protein ap19, which yields MIQFLLLMSRQGKIRLSKWYVTLSQKEQTKIIREVCQAALGRSARLSNMFEIEGRKYVCRRYASLYFIACVDKTDNELITLEIIHHFVEVLDQYFGNVCELDLIFNFHRAYFILDEVLLGGELLLSNKRATLAYIDRLDVAAERSEAQLEGSSFVDQMTNAIKGV from the coding sequence ATGATTCAGttcctgctgctgatgaGCCGCCAAGGCAAGATAAGACTCTCCAAATGGTACGTGACGCTCTCGCAGAAGGAGCAGACAAAAATCATCCGCGAAGTGTGCCAGGCGGCGCTTGGCCGCTCTGCTCGGCTGTCGAACATGTTCGAGATTGAGGGCCGAAAGTACGTTTGCCGCCGCTACGCCTCTCTGTACTTCATCGCCTGCGTCGACAAGACAGACAATGAGCTGATTACGCTGGAGATCATCCACCACTTTGTCGAGGTGCTGGATCAGTACTTCGGCAATGTATGCGAGCTCGACTTGATCTTCAACTTTCACCGTGCGTACTTCATCCTTGACGAGGTGCTGCTTGGTGGGGAGCTGTTGCTGAGCAACAAGCGTGCCACGCTTGCCTACATCGACCGGCTTGATGTTGCTGCAGAGCGTAGCGAGGCACAGCTCGAGGGCAGCTCTTTTGTGGATCAGATGACCAACGCCATCAAAGGGGTCTGA
- a CDS encoding putative phosphatidylinositol 4-kinase alpha has product MNDIRFPGWIKSSPTLVMASVLAQLLTDECAEATSSATAGAPRPPSEACVPDGRERWPRHNFGEDISSSCSDGGGGVDLSDSDASECEGCYDPDRDAMHSGGGVDTGYLRMVDRLLELNSKELDSLPPAAATAAATTYLPPKAVTAPATAMQTAIAGSWPRGSGVLFTRQNGGVSMSNLGASPDILRNPRVRTLLRLSRLNDVLTRAEAAQPLISRRTAAAMVSFFAFAVSCRYSGLPVDRTKGFFTECSALYTTLLSKLRSLRFGGGVSLEDFTAALVACGLKLRCDEDVEGDEKDGHGGTNEAGVTGAGTAGIPCSGRSNSSSAVASGAAPMGSCGGAGVRTPTQPSFGRDKNYGLVGFGHRALDAIFVRCIPSNIDECVHDPVALGVLRGISLTHSQQLFYLGPELVNHLHDLTDAFATSSHRRELSYKRVLSVLLEAISCSRVIDYERTNNWITAVIQERYVVRGLFQREELHAHVVTATLTMLIRQYQEMAKECASKVVDLGSMPDFTEGDQLIELVWKALQDTIGSWEDAVTTAEKHPLTLFRHNIDMVVQHLLRTEVERLRCYYIITSATAAYHQSLVGMSAGTRTTRNQSGCPPAVPQLAPGREEQRGASQRGRDTLRGQDGNTRRDSDAPAAAPYVPSAEEESLRILICSNIIKLLLLPTSIMNALPRTEEAKQLRASLTEAAARVLSVVTAKEFKSRDDTSVMKAASGRATTSAAPRSISPISAAAAMPRIRRTDAAAAGTDLFVISQRRAHFSNNFYRCIEELIHELIHTILQQSVPDDATAVANRSFLGGVPDVHPPTPPTSDASSDAILRGMVAAVCIQYMCSTNQHLRSFAISEVMDAVVRLSARCGAEEAATATHGSLGRKGSSHTARASGNNSNGSPAAAPQGTVVGAAAADPEEERKHATHLRARQLALCFDALSAILVPTVVVEGYHHVAEEQEERAGLARSCTTTSARGDSKREELSRYGQLLCDTYVDSLREHLWSLGEGSVSRHKLLTPVMTVAVKAFVNLVLRVHERLRGMSSMALALVQEAEAAREGPGKGTRRSAGVIARDRARLLHAFNAERMSVVLLLRGVIQNMLSVAWPSSGVLYQDPACGWERPLNKTTSAVMAPLALAVLSPFFRPLTMLLHLSTLFPVRSLKQLCTHYQYARYLTLEDPSTSDQYMFYYYRRLSRALVAAEADDSGGSGAGPAEQVELECWALFRSCWMMFSYYKYTAEALMAVRAGGMAPMESANPAAAAAALARAPILSTKQCKLLRLIAASAAPLLRMCSSDVQQAMADVAVLLRYTLAGALHCPMVVADVTAKSGIVHASLYKSLKRLCGGRKECWKRLSMGELMLLQCVAELEILRAAAGSVAQLTLYRHFEVREFVASAAIPEALGHILSTACDHYIEAVRSMLPGVAFQVTRTDLMQLVFLVGFAIGSVRESASKLVLCVVRSFPTYAAYASALPLLWCMLDLLEAGTAGQIESLCEHVRFSTVPAVAADPHSVERQQHVLFVADVAERWAAILQDKAPIALFETAIKFMVIQQQECGEQATTQAGRHHAGSRLAVLASLYRVEETPPNLDDSAITVMRGAGAAGHVVKTEYAQTLLLHGRAQGAMQASSWYASAGQMQSTVVAQLWAATRLCRRALASAVAQRLESNLLRPARALFVETGYSVGTVLAPRASTVADEDAAAQEMGVTRVPLGAPARAETAASFAAAVALLVTGSGTPIGRRQLLQYLVQGAVQTFRSDVLYEAILCWKWLLSQNREAYLLPMLQELDTAFVWTAANRLGLFDGYCSSKNRQVQTGDVPIPHNTVSARGQRGARVPEEAAVYVADNVDSASPHKLLLSFLADMYVEEGSPLCLSPEVLRQLYLVAAHIMQFAAVLSLRDDMFGETMRCFLVVGSIAQLLREANVRQLRAGLLTLVPFPAIGALRQRWYKALLRWFTKTPPSWYYAKDPVLAREEAKVLSSLSQLIKEEADLLTRTTLGFLDFSSGVQRERDMPHVHHWESLSVVREAVAAVRQATDGGEAGLPKLIVREKLRLQGLLHLLRVLVEHEVLRLSVWRTPRRTLKIPNTTPSVGWGKLIECADHHNPEVVVAMVYRFSSIPAVRLAASQRVVAHPERYSNVAEAVDLYLTEDVLRAGAPRLFLFCSCTIIQALRLLDPRYAAYKTVNSYAIRSLLSQRSEKLIFYLPQLLQLLATDESGSIEAFLVRTSARSTMFAHQLLWSLQTESEGSGALAKKCQQVERRIKAAFTPNEEAFYRSEFAFVDLMTSLSGEIMKFDKPERKAQLRLRLKDDVFHALPKLRHLYLPTDPNYRITDVIPHTAGAMQSAAKCPILVQFTCVPRTAEDALTPDDVDSAAADEHGHGAGNSHSDPVSRPVVKACIFKMGDDCRQDQISLQLIGLIQRILNSVGVPSFLYPYRVITTGQSSGIIECVPRSRSRNEIGKLVESNVAEFFVQTFGHPESAGFRRARENFVRSTAAYSVVSFILNIKDRHNGNIMIDADGNLVHIDFGFLFDTSPGGDINFESSPFKLTTEMVQLIGMDVSGESTLQSKTLARALVDEENYIYFKTLVNRCYLAVRQYAREICVMVELMLRSGLPCFKPKKTIADLAQRLAVDKNEIEAADYMRRLIHESRQNFTTVLYDYYQKVAEGIEM; this is encoded by the coding sequence ATGAACGACATCCGGTTTCCGGGCTGGATCAAGAGCAGCCCGACTCTCGTGATGGCATCggtgcttgcgcagctcctgaCGGATGAGTGCGCCGAGGCAACCTCATCTGCAAcagctggtgcgccgcggcctccgtccgaggcgtgcgtgcctgaTGGCAGGGAGCGGTGGCCCCGCCACAACTTTGGCGAGGACATCAGTAGCAGCTgcagtgacggcggcggaggggttGATCTATCCGATTCGGATGCCAGCGAATGTGAAGGCTGTTATGATCCTGACCGTGATGCAATGCacagcggtggtggggtAGACACAGGTTACCTACGCATGGTGGATCGGTTGCTGGAGCTCAACTCGAAGGAGCTTGACTCTCTCCcgcccgcggcggccaccgctgctgcgacaaCGTATTTGCCCCCGAAGGCCGTCACTGCTCCTGCGACCGCCATGCAAACGGCTATCGCGGGGTCCTGGCcccgtggcagcggcgtcctcTTTACTAGGCAGAACGGCGGGGTCAGCATGAGCAACCTCGGTGCCAGCCCTGATATTCTCCGCAATCCACGAGTGCGAACACTTCTGCGGCTCTCGCGGCTCAACGATGTTCTCACGcgcgctgaggcggcgcagccacTCATCTCGCGGCGTACCGCGGCTGCTATGGtgtccttcttcgcctttgcCGTGTCGTGCCGATACAGCGGGCTCCCCGTGGATCGCACAAAAGGGTTCTTCACAGAGTGCAGTGCCCTCTACACAACCCTGCTTTCGAAGCTGCGCTCGCtccgcttcggcggcggtgtcagTCTCGAGGACTTCACCGCTGCGCTCGTGGCATGTGGACTGAAGTTGCGCTGTGATGAGGATGTCGAAGGGGACGAGAAGGACGGGCACGGCGGCACGAACGAGGCTGGCGTGACCGGCGCGGGGACAGCGGGCATCCcgtgcagcggccgcagcaacagcagcagcgctgtagcgtctggcgcagcgccaatggggagctgcggcggtgccggtgtcagaacgccgacgcagccgtCTTTTGGACGTGACAAGAACTATGGCCTTGTCGGTTTTGGCCACCGCGCCCTCGACGCCATCTTCGTGCGCTGTATCCCGAGCAACATCGACGAATGCGTGCACGATCCTGTCGCGCTCGGTGTGTTACGCGGCATCTCACTCACGCactcgcagcagctcttctACCTAGGCCCGGAGCTCGTGAACCACTTGCACGACCTCACCGATGCCTTCGCCACATCTAGTCACCGGCGCGAGCTGTCGTACAAGCGCGTCCTCTCCGTCTTGCTTGAGGCCATCAGCTGCTCTCGCGTCATCGACTACGAGCGCACGAACAACTGGATCACGGCTGTTATTCAGGAAAGATACGTCGTGCGCGGCTTGTTCCAGCGAGAGGAGCTGCACGCCCACGTTGTGACCGCCACGCTGACGATGCTTATCCGGCAGTATCAGGAGATGGCGAAGGAGTGCGCATCCAAAGTGGTCGACCTCGGCTCGATGCCGGACTTCACAGAGGGCGATCAGCTTATTGAGCTTGTCTGGAAGGCCCTGCAAGACACCATCGGGTCCTGGGAGGACGCCGTAACCACCGCTGAGAAGCACCCTCTGACGTTGTTTCGGCACAACATTGACATGGTGGTGCAGCATCTACTCCGGACtgaggtggagcggctgcggtgctaCTACATCATTACgagcgccacggccgcctACCACCAGTCGCTCGTCGGGATGTCAGCGGGAACGCGCACGACCAGAAACCAAAGTGGCTGCCCTCCCGCAGTGCCACAACTCGCGCCGGGACGGGAGGAACAGCGGGGGGCGAGTCAACGTGGGCGAGACACCCTTCGCGGACAGGATGGTAACACACGGCgcgacagcgatgcgccggcggcggcccccTATGTTCCATCCGCGGAAGAGGAGTCACTGCGCATTTTGATTTGCAGCAACATCATCaagctcctcctgctccccACTAGCATCATGAACGCGCTTCCGAGGACGGAGGaagcgaagcagctgcgtgcgTCACTcacagaggcggcggcgcgcgtgctgaGCGTCGTGACGGCAAAGGAGTTCAAGAGCCGCGACGACACCTCTGTAATGAAAGCGGCGAGcggccgcgccaccacctccgcagcaccgcgctcCATCAGTCCGATtagcgcggcggcagcgatgccgaGGATACGGCGcaccgacgctgccgctgccggcaccgaTCTGTTTGTTATATCGCAGAGGCGAGCACACTTTTCCAACAACTTCTACCGCTGCATCGAGGAGCTCATACACGAGCTTATCCACACAATTCTCCAGCAAAGCGTGCCGGACGACGCGACAGCCGTCGCCAACCGAAGCTTTCTCGGGGGCGTGCCAGATGTGCatccgccgacgccgcctaCCTCGGATGCGAGCAGCGACGCGATCTTGCGTGGCATGGTGGCGGCTGTGTGCATTCAATACATGTGCTCCACAAACCAACATCTTCGCTCGTTTGCCATTTCAGAGGTGATGGACGCCGTCGTGCGCCTCTCTGCTCGCTGTGGCGCTGAggaagcggcgacggccacgCACGGGTCTCTGGGACGTaagggcagcagccacacagcgcgcgccagcggcaacaacagcaatgggagtcctgcagcagctccacagGGAAccgtcgtcggtgccgctgccgcagaccCGGAAGAGGAGCGGAAGCATGCAACGCACCTTCGCGCTCGCCAGCTGGCGCTGTGTTTCGACGCCCTGTCCGCGATCCTGGTGCCGACTGTCGTTGTGGAAGGCTACCACCAcgtggcggaggagcaggaggagagagcCGGCCTCGCGCGGAGCTGCACAACGACGAGCGCACGTGGTGACTCCAAGCGCGAGGAACTGTCACGCTACGGGCAGCTGTTGTGCGACACCTACGTGGACTCACTGCGCGAGCATCTCTGGAGCctcggggaggggagcgTGAGTCGCCACAAGCTGCTCACGCCGGTGATGACTGTGGCTGTAAAGGCGTTTGTGAATTTGGTGCTTCGGGTGcatgagcggctgcgcgggaTGTCGAGCATGGCGCTCGCGCTGGTGCaggaagcggaggcggcgagggagggacCAGGCAAGGGGACTCGGCGGTCTGCGGGGGTAATCGCGAGGGATCGCGCGCGACTGCTGCACGCCTTCAACGCGGAGCGCATGAGCGTTGTGCTGCTCCTGCGTGGTGTCATCCAGAACATGCTCAGCGTGGCGTGGCCGTCGTCAGGGGTGTTGTACCAGGACCCGGCATGCGGCTGGGAGAGGCCCCTGAACAAGACGACGTCCGCTGTGATGGCGCCGCTAGCGCTGGCGGTTCTGTCGCCGTTCTTTCGACCCTTAACGATGCTGCTCCACCTCTCCACTCTGTTTCCGGTCCGATCACTAAAGCAGCTCTGCACGCACTATCAGTACGCGCGCTACCTCACCCTCGAGGACCCCAGCACGAGCGATCAATACATGTTTTATTACTACCGCCGCCTATCGCGCGCGCTCGtggcggccgaggcggacgacagcggcggctctGGAGCTGGCCCTGCGGAGCAGGTAGAGCTTGAGTGCTGGGCGCTGTTTCGCTCATGTTGGATGATGTTCTCCTACTACAAGTATACTGCAGAGGCCCTTATGGCGGTGAGGGCTGGGGGCATGGCGCCTATGGAGAGCGCGAAcccagctgcagccgcggccgcgctTGCCCGCGCGCCGATCTTGTCGACGAAGCAGTGCAAGCTactgcgcctcatcgccgcttcggcggcaCCACTCCTGCGCATGTGCTCGTCCGACGTTCAGCAGGCCATGGCGGACGTCGCCGTGCTCCTGCGCTACACACTGGCCGGCGCGCTTCACTGCCCCATGGTGGTCGCTGACGTCACCGCAAAGAGCGGTATCGTGCACGCGTCACTGTACAAGTCGCTGAAGCggctctgcggcggcaggaAGGAGTGCTGGAAGCGGCTGAGCATGGGGGAGTTAATGCTTCTTCAGTGCGTGGCGGAGCTAGAGATCctgcgagcggcggcggggtcagtggcgcagctgacgcTCTACCGTCACTTTGAGGTGCGTGAGTTTGTCGCGAGCGCTGCAATACCGGAAGCGCTAGGCCACATCCTGAGCACAGCGTGCGACCACTACATCGAagcggtgcgcagcatgcTGCCGGGTGTCGCCTTCCAGGTCACTCGTACTGACCTGATGCAGCTCGTCTTTCTGGTGGGCTTCGCGATTGGGTCGGTACGCGAGTCGGCGAGCAAGCTGGTGCTGTGCGTGGTGAGGTCGTTTCCCACCTACGCCGCCTATGCCAGCGCGTTGCCGCTCCTGTGGTGCATGCTGGACCTCCTCGAAGCCGGCACAGCCGGGCAGATCGAGTCGCTCTGCGAGCATGTTCGTTTTTCGACTGTTCctgcggtggccgccgaCCCGCACAGCGtggagcgccagcagcacgtACTGTTCGTCGCGGATGTCGCGGAGCGGTGGGCTGCCATACTGCAGGACAAGGCACCGATAGCCCTCTTTGAAACAGCCATCAAGTTCATGGTCATCCAGCAGCAAGAGTGCGGGGAGCAGGCAACGACGCAGGCTGGCAGGCACCACGCTGGATCCCGACTTGCCGTCCTGGCTTCCCTGTACCGGGTTGAGGAGACACCACCCAATTTGGACGACAGTGCCATCACTGTCATGCGTGGGGCTGGGGCGGCTGGTCATGTCGTGAAAACTGAAtacgcgcagacgctgctgctgcatggccGCGCGCAGGGTGCGATGCAAGCTTCCAGCTGGTACGCGTCCGCTGGGCAAATGCAAAGCACcgtcgtggcgcagctgtgggCAGCCACGCGCCTCTGCCGACGTGCcttggcgtcggcggtggcgcagcggctcgaGTCAAATCTCCTGCGGCCTGCCCGGGCCCTTTTCGTGGAGACTGGCTACTCCGTGGGCACGGTGCTGGCGCCTCGCGCTtccaccgtcgccgacgaggatGCTGCGGCGCAAGAGATGGGCGTGACGCGGGTGCCGCTCGGCGCCCCAGCCCGCGCGGAGACGGCCGCGAGcttcgcagccgccgtggcgctgctcgtcacgggcagcggcacccccatcgggcggcggcagctgttGCAGTACCTGGTGCAAGGCGCCGTGCAAACGTTCCGCTCCGATGTGCTGTACGAAGCCATCCTGTGCTGGAAGTGGCTGCTGAGCCAGAACCGTGAGGCTTACctgctgccgatgctgcaggagctggacACGGCTTTCGTATGGACGGCGGCCAATCGGCTAGGGCTGTTTGACGGCTACTGCTCCTCCAAGAACCGGCAGGTGCAGACAGGCGACGTGCCGATCCCCCACAACACCGTCTCTGCGAGGGGGCAGAGAGGAGCCCGTGTGCCCGAGGAAGCTGCTGTGTACGTGGCTGACAACGTTGACAGCGCCTCCCCGCACAAGCtgctcctctcctttctcgCGGATATGTacgtggaggagggcagccCGCTGTGCCTCAGCCCCGAGGTGCTTCGCCAACTGTACCTTGTCGCGGCGCACATTATGCAGTTCGCCGCGGTGCTGTCTCTGCGAGACGACATGTTTGGCGAGACGATGCGCTGCTTTCTCGTGGTGGGCAgcatcgcgcagctgcttaGGGAGGCCAacgtgcgccagctgcgcgctGGCCTCTTGACGTTAGTGCCCTTTCCCGCAAttggtgcgctgcgccagcggtggtacaaggcgctgctgcggtggttCACCAAGACACCGCCGAGTTGGTACTACGCCAAGGATCCGGTGCTGGCcagagaggaggcgaaggtgttgagctcgctgtcgcagctgataaaggaggaggctgaccTGCTCACCCGCACAACTCTCGGTTTCCTCGACTTCAGCAGTGGTGTTCAACGCGAGCGGGACATGCCACATGTACATCACTGGGAGTCGCTAAGCGTCGTGCGCGAGgccgtggctgcggtgcggcagGCGACCGACGGTGGCGAGGCAGGCTTGCCGAAGCTGATCGTGCGAGAGAAACTGAGGCTTCAGGGGTtgctgcatctgctgcgcgTCCTGGTGGAGcacgaggtgctgcggctaAGTGTCTGGcgcacgccgcgccgcacgctcAAGATACCCAACACGACGCCTTCCGTTGGCTGGGGAAAGCTAATCGAGTGCGCCGATCACCACAACCCGGAGGTTGTTGTCGCCATGGTCTACCGCTTCTCGAGCATCCCAGCCGTGCGgttggcggcgtcgcagcgtGTCGTGGCACATCCGGAGCGGTACTCGAACGttgcggaggcggtggaccTCTACCTCACGGAGgacgtgctgcgcgctgGTGCACCGCGGCTGTTTCTCTTCTGCTCCTGCACCATCATCCAAGCCCTCCGCCTGCTTGACCCACGCTACGCCGCGTACAAGACCGTCAATAGCTACGCCATCCGCAGCCTGCTCTCACAGCGCAGCGAGAAGCTCATCTTCtacctgccgcagctgctgcagctcttaGCGACGgacgagagcggcagcatcgaGGCCTTCCTCGTGCGCACGAGTGCAAGGAGCACCATGTTCGCGCACCAGTTGCTCTGGAGTCTGCAAACCGAGAGcgagggcagcggtgccctAGCGAAAAAGTGCCAGCAGGTGGAGAGGCGCATCAAGGCAGCATTCACGCCGAATGAAGAGGCCTTCTACAGGTCCGAGTTCGCTTTTGTGGACCTCATGACATCGCTATCGGGGGAGATCATGAAGTTCGACAAGCCCGAGCGCAAGGCGCAACTGCGGCTGAGGTTGAAGGACGACGTCTTCCACGCCCTGCCCAAGTTGCGGCACCTTTACCTCCCCACGGATCCGAACTACCGGATCACCGACGTCATCCCGCACACGGCTGGGGCCATGCAGAGCGCTGCCAAGTGCCCGATCCTGGTGCAGTTCACGTGCGTCCCGCGTACAGCGGAGGACGCGCTGACGCCAGACGACGTCGACTCGGCGGCTGCCGACGAGCACGGGCACGGTGCTGGGAACAGCCACAGCGACCCTGTGTCGCGCCCGGTCGTGAAGGCGTGCATTTTTAAGATGGGTGACGACTGCCGACAGGACCAGATctcgctgcagctcatcgGCCTCATACAGCGCATCCTGAACTCCGTTGGCGTGCCGTCCTTTCTCTACCCATACCGCGTCATCACGACCgggcagagcagcggcatcatCGAATGTGTGCCTCGGTCAAGAAGTCGCAATGAGATCGGCAAGCTCGTCGAGTCGAACGTCGCGGAGTTTTTCGTGCAGACATTTGGCCATCCCGAGTCCGCTGGCTTCCGCCGCGCTCGCGAAAACTTCGTGAGGAGCACGGCCGCGTACTCGGTCGTCTCCTTCATCCTCAACATCAAGGACCGCCACAACGGCAACATCATGatcgacgccgacggcaaCCTCGTCCACATCGATTTCGGCTTCCTGTTCGACACCTCGCCGGGCGGCGACATTAACTTCGAGTCTTCGCCGTTCAAGCTGACGACGGAGATGGTGCAGCTCATCGGCATGGACGTCAGTGGCGAATCGACGCTGCAGAGCAAGACCCTTGCCCGCGCTCTTGTGGACGAGGAAAACTACATCTACTTCAAGACCCTCGTGAACCGCTGCTACCTCGCCGTGCGGCAGTATGCGCGTGAGATATGCGTGATGGTGGAGCTCATGCTTCGCAGCGGATTGCCGTGTTTTAAGCCGAAGAAGACAATCGCCgacctcgcgcagcggctggccGTCGACAAGAACGAAATTGAGGCTGCTGACTATATGCGTCGCCTCATCCACGAGTCGCGGCAGAACTTCACAACCGTCCTCTACGACTACTACCAAAAGGTTGCCGAGGGTATTGAAATGTGA